DNA sequence from the Coregonus clupeaformis isolate EN_2021a unplaced genomic scaffold, ASM2061545v1 scaf1699, whole genome shotgun sequence genome:
CACAAGGCCAAAACAAGGAGGGGGTAAACAGTGGTCCGTCTAAGACAAAGAACATACCGAGTTTGCAAACAGGTCCTGTAGCACTAGTCTATACACAAGTCCATTTTCCTAAATGTGCTGCTATGGCAAGCACACATGCGTGAGTCCATATGCACATGTTCACCACCATCTTTATATGTATGTTTGCTTGCTCTCCCATGTGGTTGTCCCATGTAGTAGAGTTTGGTGTCGAACTGTTCACATGATGCCGTTGGTGAAGTACTGGAAGCCGTCGTAAAGCTTGGTGGTGATGGAGCGCATGGAGCCATCCACCATCTGCTCCACCAGCACCTGTAGCTGCTCCTCCGTCAGGCTCATGTGGAAACGTTCCTTCAGGTAGCGGATGGTGCTGGAGCCATGGAAGCAGGGTAGGTGAGAGCctggtgggggaggaggagaggggagacccAGGGAGAGGGAGTCAGAGGAGTTGCAATCCCAAGACCACAGAGAAACCGGGCAGATAGATAATGTTTATGGAAAAACACCACAACACACTGGTCATGCTAATATACCGTTTTAGCTAACAGTACCTTGCTGCATGATCTCCACTATTTGGACCACCTTCTCCATGTGTTTGCGAGCAGCTATCAGGCCCTGGAGCATCAGCATCTTGTAGTAGTtgaacatgtctccatccaggcCTCCCATCACCTGAGAGAACCACAGACAACAGAGGTTAGTCTTTACACATAAAAAACCAACAGGTTATGCAGGCTACTGCAGCTAACCAGCAAACTCGCTAATAGCATCTTTGAACACTAACAAATGTATGCATTTATGCAGTGAACATTTTGTGAGGTTTCTAGCTAGATTGTTAGGCAGCTAGTTGTATGATCAATTCCACAGTGTTCTCCAGTTTACACTTATATGACAATGCAAATTCGCATGCAGTATAATTCATTTGACTCACATCCACAAATTCGCTGGTGAGCTTAAAAGCGGAGGTCTCAAAGCCCAGGTTCCTGGGCGAGCTGGACAGGATGAAGCCAAAGTCAATGTGGATTATGTGGCCCTCCGAGTCCAGGAGGATGTTTCCATTGTGTCTGGAGAAAGACAGAAAGGAGATGAGGGATAGGggaactgagtaaagggtataggaatagaggagagggtgggatgtgGTAGTTGATATCAGACCACAAaaactgtgtttacacaggcagaccatTTCTGACCTTCTGcccaaaagatcagaattgtgcAGCCTGTGTAAATGTAGCCAAACAGGCTCAAAGACAAAGGAAGCTAAGAGGGGAAATGGAACATGTGAGTAATGTAACGAGTGAAACTGAAGAGGGGTGAAAAGGGAGGGCTGCCCACCTGTCTTTAACCTGCAGCAGGTAGCAGATGAGACTGTAGCCGGCGCAGCTCTCCACAAAGTTGCACTGGGCGGTGAGGAAGGCCTCGGTGGTGTAGCTGCCGTGCTCCTGCAGGAAGTAGTCCAGCAGAGACAGCTGGCTCTGCTTCCTCACCTGGAGCACAGAAACAGCATTTTGTATGAAATAGCAACAGACACAGTATTCCATTAGAAAAAGCTACCGACACGGCATTCCATTAGAATTAGCAACTGACACGAAATTCCAGTGCGTGATCAACCATTACTTAGATTATCAAAATCTTTCATCCCAAGAGGTACTGGATTACATAGCTAAACAACTCGGCTTGAAGTTATTGTTAGGCAACTTTGTCATGAGATTTCAAGTGCACAATTGGGTCCATCTCATTTTCTCTGCTCACCTGGTGCAGAGAGACAGCGTTCAGCACGGGCTCGATCATCCCGCTGTCCGATGACATCACCAGGATCTTATAGGGCTTGATCCACAGGGGGACGTGCTCCTGCTCCCAGATGGACTGGAGAGGAAAAAGGGAGTAGTGGAGCGAATTAGTGATTGAATGAATGCTAATAAGAATAAATAATTCAGAGCATTTCTGTGGAATGGGACTCTACTGTGGAGAGTCAAGTACCTGTAGCTGGCTGAGCACCTGGAAGGCCAGTAGCTCTTGCCTCAGGTCGTCCCCACACTTCACGATGACCGACAGCAGCCGCCAGTTTGGCAGGTGACCGTAAGGGGAGCCCTCCCTTATCCgcctgagggatggagagagcggAAAGAAATAGTGAGACACAGCAAATGACTTTACAATGCCACAATGTGTTGTCTTCGCTGCACTAAGTGGGACAGACATGTATCCTCGGGTGGGGGATTGTGTATGCCCATCCATTTTGTCTCTTCTAGtaattacactgctcaaaaaaataaagggaacacttaaacaacacaatgtaactccaagtcaatcacacttctgtgaaatcaaactgtccacttaggaagcaacactgattgacaatatatttcacatgctgttgtgcaaatggaatagacaacaggtggaaattataggcaattagcaagacacccccaataaaggagtggttctgcaggtggtgaccacagaccacttctcagttcctatgcttcctggctgatgttttggtagtggtagcatgagacggagtctacaacccacacaagtggctcaggtagtgcagctcatccaggatggcacatcaatgcgagctgtggcaagaaggtttgctgtgtctgtcagcgtagtgtccagagcatggaggcgctaccaggagacaggccagtacatcaggagacgtggaggaggccgtaggagggcaacaacccagcagcaggaccgctacctccgcctttgtgcaaggaggagcaggaggagcactgccagagccctgcaaaatgacctccagcaggccacaaatgtgcatgtgtctgctcaaacggtcagaaacagactccatgagggtggtatgagggcccgacgtccacaggtgggggttgtgcttacagcccaacaccgtgcaggacgtttggcatttgccagagaacaccaagattggcaaattcgccactggcgccctgtgctcttcacagatgaaagcaggttcacactgagcacatgtgacagacgtgacagagtctggagacgcccgtggagaacgttctgctgcctgcaacatcctccagcatgaccggtttggcggtgggtcagtcatggtgtggggtggcatttctttggggggccgcacagccctccatgtgctcgccagaggtagcctgactgccattaggtaccgagatgagatcctcagaccccttgtgagaccatatgctggccctgggttcctcctaatgcaagacaatgctagacctcatgtggctggagtgtgtcagcagttcctgcaagaggaaggcattgatgctatgactgaatccaattgagcacatctgggacatcatgtctcgctccatccaccaacgccacgttgcaccacagactgtccaggagttggcggatgctttagtccaggtctgggaggagatccctcaggagaccatccgccacctcatcaggagcatgcccaggcgttgtagggagggcatacaggcacgtggaggccacacacacacactactgagcctcattttgacttgttttaaggacattacagcaaagatggatcagcctgtagtgtggttttccactttaattttgagggtgactccaaatccagacctccatgggttgataaatttgatttccattgataatttttgtgtgattttgttgtcagcacattcaactatgtaaagaaaaaagtatttaataagatcatttcattcattcagatctaggatgtgttattttagtgttcccttaatttttttgagcagtgtatatttctaTGTACCAATCACCCACCTGACTTTCTCCTGCCAGGGCTCCTTGAGCGCCACGGCGATGAAGACAGGCTCCTTGCTCTCCGTGCTGGTGATGCTGTCCACAGAGAACTGGGAGATGTTGTCACTGCTACTGGTGTGGCCTTCTGGGAGCTGGAACCATAGAAGGACCCCAGAGTTAAAAGTACATTCAAATCTGATTCACCTCCTCCTTCCCCAACAACCTAGTCATCAAAATGTGACTTAAAGTCAGACGGTGCCACCATGTGGTTGCCATGGGTACCCACCTCCACTTCCAACTTGCCGATGTCATCCACTGCCCAGGCCTCGTCGTCGTTGTCGTAGTTGGGCACGGTGGAGAAACTGCCGGCGCGCTGCTCGGCTGTGATGCCAACGCACTCCGGGAGGAGGTTGTCCACAGAGCGGGCGCTGCGGATGCATGTCTCCGGGATGCGCAGGGGAATGCCGGACGTCTCGAACCTCTCGCACTCCAGCACCTCCACGTAGATGATGTACGGGGCCTGAGAGGAAGGGGAGAATGAAGAGGTCACTGGAGTTCTAGACCTATTTTTGTAAGGTACATTTATGCAGGAAGTCCCATTGACAAAGAGCATTGGGGCCCACTCCATCTAAACTCCAGGCTCCTCAGGAAATAAATAAACTAACAAATGAGTTAACTAATTAATCGTGTCAAACTACTAGGCATTCTGGTCACCTTGTTTTTGGAGCCTGTTGTGTGTGTACCTCCTTATACATGTGTATTACAACAAGTTGCCTCACCTTATCTTTGGAGTTGAGCACCACGGCCTGTGTGTGGGGAACGCGCACCACGTGGTGGTCGAAGGCTGCAGTGGGCAGCCAGACGCGGGCTGGCAGCTTGTGGTTGAGCTGTGACAGCTCTGAGATGAGCTGCCAGGTCTTCTGCTCCTTGGTGGGCAGCGTGGCCAGCCGCTTTCCGATGCCCATCAGAGACTTGATGAACTCCCTCTGCAGCGTCAGGCGCAACGGCTACAGAGAGGAGGAGCGAggttaggaggaggagagctGGTTAGAATCTAGATCAAGACAGATGTCTTTTTGTGTTCTGAAGACATTTACAACAAGCTACAGCAAATAACAAGTGGCACATCTTTTTTTTAGGGTCCTTCCATGAATgactacacacacaaaaaaaaaaaaaaagaggctgagaaaggagggaggaagatggGTATGATGGGAATTGAAAGAAGGATGTTTTAGGAGCGGAATCTGAAGAGAAAACCAAGGGGAGGTATAAGACTAAGAATGCATGGGCACAGGGAGAAATAAGCAAATAAATTAAATTCTGTCAACCCATTGCAGTACCTCATTACAGCACCAGAGATCAGTACCACAATGGTTAAAATGAGAGACTTGAGCGAAACCCAGATACCAAACAAGCTCTTGGGCCTTGGAGATGTTTAGTCAACTTATGGTGTCCAATATCTTCATATTTAAAGTATGAGCAATATTCAATACCATTATAGTAGGTCAAAGTACAAATCTAGGAAGTCCTTTGTTCTACAGTCCACCATTAAGGCTACTTTGAAATTAGATAACATCTCAATCATAAGGTTACTATATAAAAAAAGTACTTACATTTTTTTTGTTATGGAAAAAAGTTCCAATTAAGTAGGCTAACATATGGGACAGTTAACGACACACAAGAAAAAAAGGTTAATTTGTTAGTTCTtagttaaaggtagactcagtgaaatgtatgttgccacgagcagcaccgcagatattgagatgagcgagataaAATACTTTGCTCACACAGTCGCACTGTTACAGCATGGTAGCCAAgggaccaaaacagcggagaagttgagcctcgcacttcaacgctcttagttgttgtggaaattgacccactatgctgtttactttctgcatctacgtcatcccactgagtctacctttaataccAGGTAGGCCAATTTTTGCCACATGAACTACTGCCAGTGGCGTATTTGTTGCTTAGGACTACCATGTAAAATGTGTAAACGTGTGTAATTATGACTGACTTTGACTGACTCTCCTTCAGTAAAGGTTACTCCAGGTGTCTTTACATTTAGCTGAGTCTCCCCATTCCAAAACTCCCAGAAGCATTTTTCAAAAACATGAAGCAAGTTATCCGATTACAGAGAGAAAAACAACCCAAGGGGTTGAGACCATTGCACTACATGCCAATGTCCATACTTTTATACCACAAAGAAATCATGCCCAATGCATACATGTGCTAGTTGGTGTGGACATTGAAACAGAGCCTAGAGGTGGCGTTGACACACAGATTAgggctagggctgttgcggtgaccttaTTACCGCCAGTCACGAGTCGTGACCGCAGTTAAATTCCCGTTGGTAAAGGTAATCCCAATCCAAAACTGCGCAAATGAACGGTGCTGATGgatagcctaccaaacttgctaatggCCTGGAACTcagtgctctattgtccctctaatcacatCATGATTTAATTTGAATAATCTGAATGATGAGGACAAATAATTATGGGAGTTACAGTTCCTGTTCCGAAATGGACACGGGAAAGCCCCGGACCCaatatgcatacatttttaaaaccTCTCCCGAAAGGACAACTGGTCtgatccgagtgagggaagcagcagaaaagccaATTGTTTTGCTACTTTATTCAACCGGACCcatgggaggggagagagcgagagcgaggctGTTAGGGAGTGGAGGccgttcggtgtgtgtgtgaatgtatgagTAAGCACCATGAGCCTGAGAGAGAGACCGCAACCACTGTTAACTTCTTGGTAGTTATTTATCATCCAATCCGATTATtcagtacctgtcttgactgtaTCAAACTGAGAGAAGCTAGCTAACTCGGCTAATTGAGCCTAGCCATAACATTACTGCGCTTTTCACCGTCCTACCGTTAGCCTACACATAACTCCACTCAGACTATAGCGTAAATAGCAGCATACCCGTTGGCTTTTGGTCGTTGTAGCCTCTCATTTcacttttaattccatcttccattgattagatctCCCCCTCTCCAAATCATCAATATatagagttgcatcatgcagccctTTATGTTTTGATTCCCTGGTTTATAAGCCTATCACAACTAAATCAATAATGGATTTTATTGTGATGGCTATATTAAAAATGTACTTTGACTTTTTAAAATCTAGATGTTCCAAAAGCGcgctaaacatgtttatgttaattaacggtcaattaccgtgagaccggcagtcatttgcatgacaatTACCGCCTGccaaaatttcatgaccgccacagccctagttagGCCTATTCAAAACCACAGATTTTCCAGGTCGAGGAAACTGTATTTCATAGCATTTCCTTGGTCTTTTTGTGTTGACAGGCAAACCAAGCAGCTTCCTTAGCATTCTACTTTTGTAGTCAAATGTCAAAATGCCTTTCCTGTGAAGAAGTGTATTTTCTGGATCATGACCAAACGTCATGACTTCCTGACATTACTTCCAGAGTGGACAGGACGTTCTGTTGAGGAAGGGTCCCCGAGTGTTACTGGGATTGGATTTACCTATTCAAAACAACTGATTCTGGACCCATGCTTAACGAGGCAAAATAATTGGTGTTCCAAAAGTGGCTGGGTAACACTTCCCAAAATGTAATTCATAGATTTGAAAAGGTAGAGTGGATATCTGCTCTATCATATAGAGTCGAGTCCtgttagggctggcacaattaccgtatacatattttttttacctttatttaactaggcaagtcagttaagaacatattcttatttacaatgacggcctacaccagccaaacccagacgacgctgggccaattctgcgccgccctatgggactcccaatcacggcaagttgtgatacagcctggaatcaaaccagggggtctgtagtgacgcctcaagcactgagatgcagtgccttagaccactgcgccactcggttaTGGATGAAGCCGGCACAAAAATAAAATAACCCGTCTTTTTTTTTGTGGAACAACTGTTCATGGACTCAACAACATGATGAAActttgctccttgctgaaacaagcaaggtgttgtagcaaacgaGTCTTCTGCTCTATTGCACTCCATTGTAAAGTGCAAGGGTGacaatatacactacattaccaaaagtatgtagacacctgcttgtcaaatatctcattacaaaatcgtgGGCATGTTggaagatgttggaacattgctgcgggtacttgcttctactcaaccacaagagcattcgtgaggtcgggcactgatgttgggcgattaggcctggctcgcagtcagcgttccaattcatcccaaaggtgttcgatggggttgaggacagggctctgtgcaggccagtcaagttcttccacaccgatctcaacaaaccatttctgtacagacctcgctttgtgcacaggggcattgtcatgctgaaacaggaaagggccttccccaaactgttgccacaaagttggaagcacagaatcgtctagaatgtcattgtatgctgtagcgttaagatttcccttcactggaacttaaAGGGCTTAGCCCGAACATtgaaaaacagcaccagaccattattcatcctccaccaaactttacagttggcactatgcatttgggcaggtagcgttctcctggcatccgccaaacctagattagtccgtcggactgccaaatggtgaagcatgattcatcactccagagaacgcgtttccactgctccagagtccaatggcggtgagctttacaccactccagccgacacttggcattgcggatggtgatcttaggcttgtgtgcagctgctcggccatgggaaCCCACttcacgttgcttccagaggcagtttggaacccgaagacagacgatttttatgcgccatgcgcttcagcactcgccggtctcgttcagtgagcttgtgtggcctaccactttgcggctgagccgttgttgctcctagacgtttccacttcacaataacagtacttacagtttaccggggaagctctagcagggcaggaatttgacaaactgacttgttggaaaggtggcatcctatgacggtgccacgtagaaagtcactgagctcttcagtaaggtcattctactgccatggtttgtctatggagatcacatggctgtgctcgattttatacacctgtcagcaacaggtgtggctgaaatagccaaatccactaatttgaaggggtgtccacatacttttgtatatatagtgtatttgaccGCAACTGGAtccaaataactgaaaatgtaaTTCTCATGCTGATTAGATTTTCAAATATGTAATGCATTTCAGGAGTCTAGCCTAAAATGAGCAATTAGCTGTAGGATACTTTCCGGAATGTACCTGTATAGACAGTAACTGCTCACCCAATAGACATGTAACCAAAGTACACGTTGCTGATGACAACTGCCTTGGGGATAGAGTCGACAGGGAGACCGAGCCTGAGGCTTGGGTTACCTGCAGAACACAACAAGGTGTGGCAGAAATGCATTTTCTCTGTGTGCATGTACGTCAGCAGTAGAGCAGACGTCCTTTGCACTTGTTGTCCAGGTGATTGTTGAACACAGGGCGACGTGTTAGAATACCATTTTGTAAGGGCGGAGCTAAAATCGGGTGACAACGCATAGCTCCTCTGTACTAGCCTATCTGATAAGGAAGTCAGTCTAAAGACCTACAACTGATTTTACAGCAGTCAAATCAATGTTGAGGCATTTGCCTGCCACCGAACGTCTTTATGTTCAAGTGAATAATGCTGGGCCCGACATTGATGCTTGACCGAACGGATAAGTAAAAAAGAATAATAAATCATGCCAAAAATCAAACAATTATGCTACCCCAATCAGAATTTGATCAAAGTGTCCTCTGTTATTGTAGGCCTACAGGCACGAGTGGTCTTTCAATCATGCAGTCGCAAGATGtgtttttgagatcaaagcgagactAGCTCCACGTGAACATGTTGATATTGATTGCTAGTTAGTGAGCTATTTACCCAGTTATAGCCAATTTTTGGTCAGCAATGAAAATCTTGGAAAAGTCATGGTGTGTCCATCACCTGCATGTGTTCAAGTGGGCAGttgccagaggagagagggggtgagagacatTGCGCAGCAGGTAAAATAATGATATCGCCTATAGACTAACT
Encoded proteins:
- the LOC123481271 gene encoding phosphatidylinositol 4-kinase beta-like isoform X2, yielding MGDAIRPYVVHRCRQSIAFSLQTAWLLGAYSSDMHISTQRHSRGTKLRKLILSDELKPHSASKGVGPAGAADASPGLRDVAHIRHHQRHTVEPPPAPDSQIIPADAYLSPSKRTHQRSKSDATHCTSLGSSLRRTASNPKVESGYDEPLRLTLQREFIKSLMGIGKRLATLPTKEQKTWQLISELSQLNHKLPARVWLPTAAFDHHVVRVPHTQAVVLNSKDKAPYIIYVEVLECERFETSGIPLRIPETCIRSARSVDNLLPECVGITAEQRAGSFSTVPNYDNDDEAWAVDDIGKLEVELPEGHTSSSDNISQFSVDSITSTESKEPVFIAVALKEPWQEKVRRIREGSPYGHLPNWRLLSVIVKCGDDLRQELLAFQVLSQLQSIWEQEHVPLWIKPYKILVMSSDSGMIEPVLNAVSLHQVRKQSQLSLLDYFLQEHGSYTTEAFLTAQCNFVESCAGYSLICYLLQVKDRHNGNILLDSEGHIIHIDFGFILSSSPRNLGFETSAFKLTSEFVDVMGGLDGDMFNYYKMLMLQGLIAARKHMEKVVQIVEIMQQGSHLPCFHGSSTIRYLKERFHMSLTEEQLQVLVEQMVDGSMRSITTKLYDGFQYFTNGIM
- the LOC123481271 gene encoding phosphatidylinositol 4-kinase beta-like isoform X3, which produces MGIGKRLATLPTKEQKTWQLISELSQLNHKLPARVWLPTAAFDHHVVRVPHTQAVVLNSKDKAPYIIYVEVLECERFETSGIPLRIPETCIRSARSVDNLLPECVGITAEQRAGSFSTVPNYDNDDEAWAVDDIGKLEVELPEGHTSSSDNISQFSVDSITSTESKEPVFIAVALKEPWQEKVRRIREGSPYGHLPNWRLLSVIVKCGDDLRQELLAFQVLSQLQSIWEQEHVPLWIKPYKILVMSSDSGMIEPVLNAVSLHQVRKQSQLSLLDYFLQEHGSYTTEAFLTAQCNFVESCAGYSLICYLLQVKDRHNGNILLDSEGHIIHIDFGFILSSSPRNLGFETSAFKLTSEFVDVMGGLDGDMFNYYKMLMLQGLIAARKHMEKVVQIVEIMQQGSHLPCFHGSSTIRYLKERFHMSLTEEQLQVLVEQMVDGSMRSITTKLYDGFQYFTNGIM
- the LOC123481271 gene encoding phosphatidylinositol 4-kinase beta-like isoform X1: MDEDMGDAIRPYVVHRCRQSIAFSLQTAWLLGAYSSDMHISTQRHSRGTKLRKLILSDELKPHSASKGVGPAGAADASPGLRDVAHIRHHQRHTVEPPPAPDSQIIPADAYLSPSKRTHQRSKSDATHCTSLGSSLRRTASNPKVESGYDEPLRLTLQREFIKSLMGIGKRLATLPTKEQKTWQLISELSQLNHKLPARVWLPTAAFDHHVVRVPHTQAVVLNSKDKAPYIIYVEVLECERFETSGIPLRIPETCIRSARSVDNLLPECVGITAEQRAGSFSTVPNYDNDDEAWAVDDIGKLEVELPEGHTSSSDNISQFSVDSITSTESKEPVFIAVALKEPWQEKVRRIREGSPYGHLPNWRLLSVIVKCGDDLRQELLAFQVLSQLQSIWEQEHVPLWIKPYKILVMSSDSGMIEPVLNAVSLHQVRKQSQLSLLDYFLQEHGSYTTEAFLTAQCNFVESCAGYSLICYLLQVKDRHNGNILLDSEGHIIHIDFGFILSSSPRNLGFETSAFKLTSEFVDVMGGLDGDMFNYYKMLMLQGLIAARKHMEKVVQIVEIMQQGSHLPCFHGSSTIRYLKERFHMSLTEEQLQVLVEQMVDGSMRSITTKLYDGFQYFTNGIM